One window of Atribacter laminatus genomic DNA carries:
- a CDS encoding IS4 family transposase, producing MKTPLLSGRIDLGKKTNHHKERGVFMTILPENLENERTLFPMFSSFMKEFKLNQLFRKCSIRKEKGFPVKDVFQMIFLLVFTGKNVSGIFCSKNPIFQGKKDTLYRFLHKTGGNWRKFLFLLSTKVVSEALLPFTSLKRYTWVVDDSPYERPRSLKVEGLSRFYDHAQGRFSRGFRMLTLGLTDGATFIPFAFSLLSSHQKENQLCPMDASIDGRSKRAHLRKESQEKAPDVFFNLLDGALKHCPLVSTILFDSWFSFPALIRKCALRGLSVVCMLKNTPKIYYSFGGKVLSLSSLFNRIQKRPQGPILGSCVINLNLTDNPLYARIVLVRSEKQKNQWLALLSTDLSLSEDEIVTLYGKRWDIEVFFKMVKSFLKLTREFQVRSYDALVSHTSIVFIRYIMLAVIARRNTDPRTFGELFYACYDEIQDITLMEALTLLLELLKTTIKQIFVLSEERVKELVAYFVNSLPAWLKGKVLLLNCES from the coding sequence ATGAAAACACCCCTCCTTTCTGGTAGAATTGACTTAGGAAAAAAAACCAATCACCACAAAGAGAGAGGTGTCTTCATGACTATCCTACCAGAAAATTTGGAAAATGAAAGGACTCTATTCCCAATGTTTTCCTCCTTTATGAAGGAGTTCAAATTGAACCAGCTTTTCCGGAAATGTTCCATCCGGAAAGAGAAAGGGTTCCCAGTCAAAGACGTCTTTCAGATGATCTTTCTCCTTGTCTTTACCGGAAAAAACGTCTCTGGGATATTTTGCTCCAAGAATCCCATTTTTCAAGGAAAGAAAGACACTCTTTACCGTTTCCTCCACAAGACTGGTGGGAACTGGCGTAAATTCCTTTTCCTCTTGAGCACCAAAGTGGTCTCTGAAGCGCTCCTTCCTTTTACCAGTTTGAAACGCTACACCTGGGTGGTGGATGATTCCCCCTATGAACGGCCTCGGAGCTTGAAAGTTGAAGGGCTCTCTCGATTCTATGATCACGCCCAAGGACGGTTCAGTCGGGGTTTCAGAATGCTCACTTTAGGACTCACCGATGGTGCTACATTCATTCCCTTTGCTTTTTCATTGTTAAGTTCTCACCAAAAAGAAAACCAGCTCTGTCCCATGGATGCCTCCATTGATGGGCGGAGCAAAAGAGCTCACCTTCGGAAAGAATCCCAAGAAAAAGCTCCAGATGTCTTCTTCAACCTCCTGGATGGAGCCTTGAAACACTGTCCTTTGGTCTCAACTATTCTCTTTGATAGTTGGTTCAGTTTTCCAGCCCTCATCCGCAAATGTGCTCTTCGCGGATTATCAGTGGTGTGCATGCTCAAAAACACCCCAAAAATTTACTATTCTTTTGGTGGAAAAGTTCTTTCTCTTTCCTCTCTTTTCAACCGGATTCAGAAAAGACCACAGGGTCCGATCCTTGGATCTTGTGTGATTAATCTCAATTTGACTGATAACCCCCTGTATGCCCGCATCGTCTTGGTCCGAAGTGAAAAACAAAAAAACCAGTGGCTGGCACTTCTTTCAACCGATCTGTCTCTTTCTGAAGACGAGATCGTCACCCTCTATGGGAAACGCTGGGATATCGAGGTTTTCTTCAAGATGGTGAAATCCTTCTTGAAACTCACTCGAGAATTTCAGGTTCGATCCTATGATGCTCTGGTATCCCATACCAGTATCGTCTTTATCCGCTATATCATGCTCGCGGTTATTGCCCGGAGAAACACCGATCCCCGAACCTTTGGCGAGCTTTTCTATGCCTGCTATGATGAAATTCAGGATATCACTCTTATGGAAGCACTCACTCTTCTTCTTGAGCTCCTGAAGACGACCATCAAACAGATTTTCGTTCTTTCAGAAGAAAGAGTCAAAGAGCTAGTTGCTTATTTTGTGAATAGTCTTCCAGCGTGGTTGAAAGGAAAAGTACTATTATTGAACTGCGAAAGTTGA
- a CDS encoding ABC transporter permease, translating into MKSKFSSLLKDELKNSLGSIILLLALVVVWDLFLYTRRDIWDITLVFILSFLPIIFLPFYALASGFYLLREEWRKKTIAHLLSLPVRGITLTSVKLLIIWIETVIFIVVIFIGVITFSKIALLEPIPNQVLWQLGILLSILSILVAILSQFSYLVGRVFRSGGWLISIWTFLVFGWVIIRYSGLLVPYLSFIPNLQLNGWFLSGIWQYLGDVTAIQTINIHGPTATAFFLSFFFLFLFGSWILEKYTVMPAGE; encoded by the coding sequence ATGAAATCAAAGTTTAGCTCATTGCTCAAAGATGAACTGAAGAACTCCTTGGGAAGCATTATTCTGCTCCTTGCGTTGGTTGTTGTCTGGGATCTTTTTCTCTATACCCGGAGGGATATTTGGGATATTACCCTGGTCTTTATATTAAGTTTTCTTCCCATTATTTTCCTTCCCTTTTATGCCTTGGCGAGCGGATTTTATTTGCTTCGAGAAGAATGGCGGAAAAAAACCATTGCGCACCTTCTTTCCCTTCCGGTGAGAGGGATTACCCTGACCAGCGTCAAACTTCTTATCATATGGATAGAAACGGTAATTTTTATAGTGGTCATTTTTATCGGAGTCATCACCTTTAGTAAAATTGCCCTTTTGGAGCCCATTCCCAATCAAGTTTTGTGGCAGCTCGGGATACTTTTATCGATACTATCAATTTTAGTGGCAATTTTAAGCCAATTTTCCTATCTGGTTGGTCGAGTGTTTCGCTCCGGAGGTTGGTTAATCAGTATCTGGACTTTTCTTGTTTTTGGTTGGGTTATTATTCGTTATTCTGGACTGCTTGTCCCATACCTTTCCTTTATTCCCAACTTGCAGTTAAATGGCTGGTTTCTTTCTGGAATTTGGCAGTATTTAGGAGATGTTACTGCTATTCAAACTATCAATATTCACGGCCCAACCGCAACGGCGTTCTTTTTGAGTTTTTTCTTCCTTTTTCTTTTCGGTTCCTGGATCTTAGAAAAATATACCGTCATGCCGGCAGGAGAGTAA
- a CDS encoding MBL fold metallo-hydrolase: MNNKLLVIARVIIFISIGLWFFTHNQNASLQEIDLESVNNKKPDIIITSVYDNYRVDSDLKTAWGFSCLIETPAERILFDTGGSSDILPFNLEKMNIDPRSIQKIVLSHIHGDHVGGLNGFLEQNNQVTVYIPHTFPSSIREMIINHHAKIHEISEPMKISDFVYSTGELPGPPNEQSLLIDSQKGAVLITGCAHPGIVNIVLKAKDIIKKETIYLALGGFHQPPLSVVKELRKIGVKKVAPSHCTGDSVREIFAEEYQEDFIEFGVGQVIKIKKIAHRGSDFDS, translated from the coding sequence ATGAATAATAAGTTGCTAGTTATTGCCAGAGTGATTATTTTCATAAGTATTGGGTTGTGGTTTTTTACTCATAATCAAAATGCTAGCCTCCAAGAAATCGACTTAGAATCGGTAAATAATAAAAAACCAGACATTATCATAACTTCAGTTTATGATAACTACCGCGTTGATTCAGATTTGAAAACTGCCTGGGGGTTTAGCTGTCTAATCGAGACACCTGCAGAAAGAATCTTATTTGACACCGGAGGGAGCTCCGATATTCTGCCCTTTAACTTAGAGAAAATGAACATTGACCCACGATCGATTCAAAAAATCGTCCTTTCCCATATACACGGAGACCACGTAGGTGGATTAAATGGTTTTTTGGAACAAAATAATCAAGTAACGGTTTATATCCCTCATACCTTTCCTTCTTCTATACGAGAAATGATCATAAACCACCACGCAAAAATCCATGAAATATCCGAACCTATGAAAATTTCCGATTTTGTGTATTCTACTGGAGAGCTTCCCGGCCCACCAAATGAGCAATCTCTCCTTATTGATTCTCAAAAAGGCGCTGTATTGATAACCGGCTGTGCTCACCCTGGAATAGTAAACATCGTTCTAAAGGCTAAAGATATTATAAAAAAAGAAACCATTTATCTTGCTTTAGGGGGATTTCATCAGCCTCCTTTATCCGTTGTCAAGGAACTGAGAAAAATCGGTGTCAAAAAAGTCGCTCCGTCCCATTGTACTGGTGATTCGGTTCGAGAAATATTTGCTGAAGAATACCAGGAAGATTTTATTGAATTTGGAGTTGGTCAAGTTATCAAGATTAAAAAAATAGCACATCGAGGCTCAGATTTTGATTCTTGA
- a CDS encoding transposase, giving the protein MAYRPENRNHLQFLPPSIEEYVTPDDPVRVYDTFVEALDLENLGFNLDPHQAGNPAYHPKMMLKLLVYGYAYGIRSSRKLEEAIHYNLSFIWLTSGLKPDHKTIAEFRRKNRSQLAEVLKQSAYLCIKLNLIGGNALFLDDSNLKANSSIKKKWDKNNTQKVLKQIDQRIADLLSECDEQDEA; this is encoded by the coding sequence ATGGCTTATCGACCTGAGAATAGAAACCACCTGCAATTCTTGCCCCCGAGTATCGAAGAATACGTCACTCCCGATGATCCGGTTAGAGTTTATGATACCTTTGTAGAGGCTCTTGATTTAGAAAATTTAGGATTTAACCTGGATCCCCACCAAGCTGGGAATCCCGCCTATCACCCCAAGATGATGTTAAAACTCTTAGTCTATGGTTATGCCTATGGGATCCGGAGTTCTCGAAAATTAGAAGAGGCTATCCATTATAATCTCTCCTTTATCTGGCTGACCTCAGGGCTCAAGCCCGACCATAAGACCATCGCTGAATTCAGGAGAAAAAACCGCTCACAATTAGCCGAAGTCTTAAAACAATCTGCTTATCTCTGTATAAAGCTGAACCTGATTGGGGGGAACGCCTTATTCCTTGATGACAGTAATCTTAAAGCGAATTCCTCGATCAAAAAGAAGTGGGATAAGAACAATACCCAAAAAGTCCTCAAGCAGATCGATCAACGGATCGCGGATCTCCTCAGTGAATGTGATGAGCAAGATGAGGCTTAA
- a CDS encoding DUF1254 domain-containing protein — MKNLRVQILLIICLCFLGLSSIVGATESLYDIAYQTYIYAYPMVLTKATQLTQNIPDNQFLHYRDVPSPSNRDVVRPNRDTMYSLAWLNLNEGPILLTVPQTRGHYYLVQLMDMWTDTFASPGSRTTGSEGGQFLIVGPNWNGQLPDATDPKIKEFINDFRLIKSPTNQVWIVCRDEIGNEEDYSDLHAIQDGYRLEQIGNPTDLPAQAELAPREDPRFLALTQMIENSKMIPPQIIAQMDAGTFFETFAELMIDNPPHIQDWPIVALMSQIGIQPGKQFDFHSVEQNVQDTIRQAAQDAQKNIQVQIPFPVVDNWRFMTQHSGSYGTSYLFRAAIAYIGLGANLPEDAVYPVTHIDCNSDVLDGSKNYVVHFEPGQIPPTYSFWSLTVYDSSGYLVENPMKRYNLNSKQNELKLNPDGSLDIYLQSTSPGPEWEPNWLPVPASGRFDLTLRIYWPKRGVLDGTWKLPKVCPR, encoded by the coding sequence TTGAAAAATTTAAGGGTTCAAATTCTATTGATAATCTGTCTTTGTTTTCTCGGTTTAAGTTCTATCGTAGGAGCTACTGAAAGTCTCTATGACATTGCTTACCAGACATATATCTATGCCTATCCAATGGTTTTGACCAAAGCGACTCAACTCACCCAGAATATTCCTGATAATCAGTTTCTCCATTATCGAGATGTTCCATCCCCCAGTAACCGTGATGTCGTCCGACCGAATCGGGATACGATGTATTCGTTAGCCTGGCTCAACCTCAATGAAGGTCCCATTCTCTTAACCGTTCCTCAGACCCGAGGTCACTACTATCTCGTTCAATTGATGGATATGTGGACCGATACCTTCGCCAGCCCCGGTTCTCGAACCACCGGCTCAGAAGGAGGACAATTCCTTATCGTTGGTCCCAATTGGAATGGCCAGCTTCCTGATGCCACCGATCCAAAAATCAAGGAATTCATCAATGATTTCAGGTTAATCAAATCACCAACCAATCAAGTCTGGATTGTCTGTCGGGATGAAATAGGGAATGAAGAAGACTATTCTGACCTTCACGCCATACAAGATGGCTATCGCTTGGAGCAAATTGGAAATCCCACGGATCTGCCCGCTCAAGCCGAACTCGCCCCTCGGGAAGATCCTCGTTTTCTTGCCCTAACTCAAATGATAGAAAACAGTAAAATGATTCCACCCCAAATCATAGCCCAGATGGATGCTGGAACCTTTTTTGAAACCTTTGCGGAACTGATGATTGATAATCCTCCCCATATTCAAGACTGGCCGATCGTCGCATTAATGAGTCAGATCGGCATCCAGCCGGGCAAACAGTTTGACTTTCACAGTGTAGAGCAGAATGTCCAGGATACCATCCGTCAAGCGGCTCAGGATGCTCAAAAAAATATCCAAGTCCAAATACCCTTCCCGGTTGTTGATAATTGGCGATTTATGACCCAACATTCCGGATCTTATGGAACGTCTTACTTGTTCCGGGCTGCCATTGCTTATATTGGGCTTGGAGCCAATCTTCCTGAAGATGCTGTATACCCAGTGACTCATATAGATTGCAACTCTGACGTCCTCGATGGCAGCAAAAACTATGTTGTCCATTTTGAACCAGGGCAAATCCCACCGACTTATTCATTTTGGTCGCTTACGGTGTATGACTCATCGGGGTATTTGGTTGAGAATCCCATGAAACGATATAATTTAAACAGCAAGCAAAATGAATTGAAGCTCAATCCCGATGGATCGCTGGATATCTATTTACAGAGCACTTCACCTGGGCCAGAATGGGAGCCGAATTGGCTTCCGGTTCCTGCCAGTGGAAGATTCGATCTCACTTTACGAATCTACTGGCCAAAAAGGGGAGTTTTGGATGGAACCTGGAAATTGCCTAAAGTCTGCCCTCGATAG
- a CDS encoding IS110 family transposase: MNEHLLVGIDVGCHSHQVAIAESNGTLLKEFGISHNASGFNSLFSEINHYESTLKCPVIIGMEGFNGYARPLDQLIQQKGYILYNINNLKLARFKELFSGPAKTDVIVPKKIVEFMRIAPSFQGER; the protein is encoded by the coding sequence ATGAACGAACACCTTCTGGTTGGCATCGATGTTGGATGTCATTCACATCAGGTTGCCATTGCAGAATCAAATGGCACACTTCTCAAAGAATTTGGGATTTCTCATAATGCCAGTGGTTTTAACTCTCTTTTTTCTGAAATTAATCATTATGAATCAACTTTGAAATGTCCAGTCATAATCGGAATGGAAGGGTTTAATGGGTATGCTCGACCTCTTGATCAATTGATTCAACAGAAAGGCTATATCCTGTATAACATCAATAATTTAAAACTGGCTCGATTCAAAGAGCTGTTCTCTGGTCCTGCAAAAACTGATGTGATTGTGCCCAAAAAGATTGTCGAGTTCATGCGGATTGCTCCTTCTTTCCAAGGAGAGCGTTGA
- a CDS encoding type II toxin-antitoxin system HicA family toxin, whose amino-acid sequence MRQSGSHAIFHHLDGRWTTVPIHKGKDVAIGTLRKILKDANLTYDEFKKMS is encoded by the coding sequence ATTCGCCAGAGTGGAAGCCATGCCATTTTTCATCATCTCGACGGGAGGTGGACAACGGTTCCTATTCACAAAGGGAAAGATGTTGCGATAGGAACTCTTCGAAAAATTTTAAAAGATGCTAATCTAACTTACGATGAATTTAAAAAAATGAGTTGA
- a CDS encoding type II toxin-antitoxin system HicB family antitoxin, which translates to MKYKYRILIEKDENGIYIASCPALQGCYSQGDTVDEALQNIKDAIQLHIEARQALGEPIPIEILIEEVEVVV; encoded by the coding sequence TTGAAATACAAGTATCGAATTCTCATTGAAAAAGACGAAAACGGTATATATATTGCTTCTTGCCCTGCTCTACAAGGATGTTATTCCCAAGGTGATACTGTCGATGAAGCGTTACAGAATATCAAAGACGCTATCCAACTCCATATCGAAGCTCGCCAAGCACTTGGTGAACCAATACCTATTGAAATACTCATAGAAGAGGTTGAGGTTGTTGTCTAA
- a CDS encoding tetratricopeptide repeat protein — protein sequence MSSPGFWFRSPQLANRNLLGLKAKNIEEALALPDDQIDLATAALLLSQEASLNLYHLTFNLESYRNRIDELAQVLIKKIGKEKDPLKSIETINHYLFQELGFETAGEDEEDPKVNFLNVVLDEKKGNDLGLSVLYLALAERIGIPLFGVYQRRHFAVFKDFTHRSHPQPQKRRMPWYILVKPDLFYVRSDDGQKPINFDPAQKGTVLADEYDCRVFKNDYLKNQVYLKSLGKKETIGILLVQRGAVYWEKEWYDQAIADCSLALTINPMDDRAYYIRGVSYHDKDLSDQAMADYTMAVELNPRYPEAFHYRGMAYANQGLFDKAIIDYTEVIKYDPSNTQFYIERGRIYYSQDRFDEAIVDFTSALELNPELFEIYSFRGVTYTKIDRFDEAIADFNQSLEVNPHFADAYNNRGLAHYEKDCYDQAIVDFNQALRFSPQNDGYYYNRGLAFSMKGFLDQALADFNTVLELNPRFIMAFYSRAEIYEKMSYWKEAIGDYKVFLRFASMQHGPYIEQAKERIQALKEK from the coding sequence ATGAGTAGTCCAGGATTTTGGTTCCGCTCACCTCAGCTTGCCAATAGAAATCTTTTAGGCTTGAAGGCTAAGAATATTGAAGAAGCCCTGGCTCTGCCTGATGACCAGATTGATCTTGCCACTGCTGCTCTATTGCTATCTCAGGAAGCATCTTTAAATCTATATCACCTCACTTTTAACCTTGAGAGTTATCGAAACCGTATCGACGAGTTGGCTCAGGTTTTGATAAAAAAAATTGGCAAAGAAAAAGATCCGCTGAAGAGCATTGAAACTATCAACCACTATCTTTTTCAAGAATTAGGTTTTGAAACCGCAGGAGAAGATGAGGAAGATCCAAAAGTCAATTTTTTGAATGTGGTCTTGGATGAGAAAAAAGGAAATGATCTTGGGCTGTCGGTTCTCTATCTGGCTCTTGCCGAGCGGATTGGCATTCCATTATTTGGTGTATACCAAAGAAGGCATTTTGCTGTTTTCAAAGATTTTACTCATCGATCTCATCCTCAACCCCAGAAAAGGCGAATGCCTTGGTATATTTTAGTCAAACCCGATTTATTCTATGTCCGCTCCGATGATGGTCAAAAACCGATCAACTTCGATCCTGCTCAAAAAGGAACGGTTCTGGCTGATGAATATGATTGTCGAGTTTTCAAGAACGACTATTTGAAAAACCAGGTTTATCTGAAAAGTCTAGGGAAGAAGGAAACCATCGGTATTCTTCTTGTCCAGCGGGGAGCGGTTTATTGGGAAAAAGAATGGTATGATCAGGCCATTGCTGATTGCAGTCTGGCTCTGACAATAAATCCAATGGATGACAGGGCCTACTATATTCGAGGAGTGTCTTACCATGATAAAGACCTCTCCGATCAGGCCATGGCTGACTATACTATGGCAGTGGAATTAAACCCCAGATATCCAGAAGCTTTTCATTACCGGGGAATGGCCTATGCCAATCAAGGTCTTTTTGATAAAGCAATTATCGATTACACTGAAGTTATAAAATATGACCCGTCAAATACCCAGTTCTATATTGAACGGGGAAGGATTTATTACAGCCAAGATCGCTTTGATGAAGCGATTGTCGATTTTACCAGCGCTTTGGAGCTCAATCCAGAATTGTTTGAGATATATAGTTTCCGGGGAGTCACCTATACTAAAATAGATCGCTTTGATGAAGCGATTGCTGATTTCAACCAGTCACTGGAAGTTAATCCTCATTTTGCCGATGCTTATAACAATCGTGGCTTAGCTCATTATGAGAAGGATTGCTATGATCAAGCCATCGTTGATTTTAATCAGGCTTTGAGGTTCAGTCCACAGAATGATGGATATTATTATAACCGAGGCCTTGCCTTCTCCATGAAAGGATTTTTAGATCAGGCTTTAGCTGATTTCAATACAGTTCTGGAGCTCAACCCAAGATTTATTATGGCTTTCTATTCCCGTGCTGAGATCTATGAAAAGATGAGTTACTGGAAAGAAGCTATTGGCGATTATAAGGTATTTCTTCGCTTTGCTTCAATGCAACATGGCCCCTATATTGAGCAAGCCAAAGAAAGAATACAAGCCTTAAAGGAAAAATAG
- a CDS encoding transposase, which translates to MQSVAPGLVDLVKNVDSRWYLHFLTCRPSLRNLATMRKESLLKIKGVGKKYAAVIASWQKEAHFSTDVDLVSSMIIEDAKRILALMEAIATIENEFEPLCEQSDLARTIGSIPGFGPISSAELAGEIDDLSRFPQDMSLALYLGMAPLDNSSGKKEGCKVAKSVNTRTKAAMMVAVAHHSWQVEESKRYYEKKRLEGKKHNQAIRSLGRHLVRVIWSLIKEKRFYEIREENERNILKMA; encoded by the coding sequence TTGCAATCAGTCGCTCCGGGGTTAGTTGATTTGGTGAAAAATGTTGATAGTCGCTGGTATCTCCATTTTCTCACCTGCCGTCCTTCACTCCGAAATCTCGCTACCATGCGGAAAGAGAGTCTCCTCAAGATTAAAGGAGTCGGGAAAAAGTATGCTGCAGTAATCGCTTCCTGGCAAAAAGAAGCTCATTTTTCTACTGATGTTGACTTGGTCAGTTCCATGATCATTGAGGATGCCAAACGCATACTAGCGCTTATGGAAGCCATTGCAACCATTGAAAACGAATTCGAGCCTCTCTGCGAACAATCAGATCTGGCTAGAACCATCGGAAGTATTCCTGGTTTTGGACCAATTTCTTCAGCTGAACTAGCTGGTGAAATTGACGATCTCAGTCGTTTTCCGCAAGATATGAGCTTAGCTTTGTACCTAGGAATGGCACCACTTGATAATAGTTCAGGGAAAAAAGAAGGCTGTAAAGTTGCCAAATCAGTGAATACTCGAACTAAAGCAGCAATGATGGTTGCGGTGGCTCATCATTCTTGGCAAGTCGAAGAATCAAAGCGATACTATGAGAAAAAACGATTAGAAGGGAAAAAGCATAATCAGGCTATCCGATCACTGGGGAGACATCTGGTGAGGGTTATTTGGTCACTCATAAAAGAAAAGCGCTTCTATGAAATCCGAGAAGAAAACGAGAGAAATATTTTAAAAATGGCTTGA
- a CDS encoding FAD-dependent oxidoreductase gives MPRKTYTISKDVIVVGAGPAGCAAAIASARNGAQTLLLEKNGILGGMATAGMVKPFMTSYVGNKKVIDGIYGEIVQTMHSLNAALGPFACPNFENHNKRDLVVRKVSQQDTHGTGGYVTVFDPEILKYLLIVETEKAGVEMLLHTLVTDATLENQSIKNIVAETKSGRYIFTSKIVIDASGDGDVAAAAGYDYVLGREVDGVCQPVSVMYTLGGIDTDKARKYILQNQDQFEWLSMPVLNEPVLSTYESKPMAGSGFFNIIAEAKSKGELELGRNQVTFFTDLRRGEWTINATRVNGINGNLVEDLTQAEKSARKQVFSLTETLRKYIPGFENCFILASSSVIGVRESRKIIGEYVLTREDIIEGRKFTDSICKGSFPIDIHDPFGDKGTWVELDDAYTIPYRSLIPKGANNLLVAGRCISATHDAQASTRVMPTSMAIGQAAGTAAALSLKDGVEKLPNVDIKLLQNTLKQQNVIL, from the coding sequence GTGCCAAGAAAAACCTACACAATATCAAAAGATGTAATAGTAGTTGGTGCAGGACCTGCCGGTTGTGCAGCAGCCATTGCCAGTGCACGGAACGGCGCTCAAACTCTTTTACTGGAAAAAAACGGCATCTTAGGTGGTATGGCGACTGCTGGTATGGTGAAACCATTTATGACCAGTTATGTTGGGAATAAAAAGGTTATCGATGGTATTTATGGGGAAATAGTTCAAACCATGCATTCGCTCAATGCTGCTCTTGGCCCCTTTGCTTGTCCTAATTTTGAAAATCACAATAAAAGAGATCTTGTTGTCAGAAAGGTGAGTCAGCAAGACACCCATGGGACGGGTGGATATGTCACCGTATTTGATCCGGAAATATTGAAATATTTGCTCATTGTAGAGACCGAGAAAGCTGGAGTTGAAATGCTTCTTCATACTTTGGTCACTGATGCTACCCTGGAAAACCAGAGTATAAAAAATATTGTTGCTGAAACCAAATCGGGACGTTATATCTTTACCTCCAAAATCGTCATTGATGCCAGTGGAGATGGTGATGTTGCTGCGGCAGCAGGTTACGATTACGTTCTCGGCCGAGAGGTAGATGGAGTGTGCCAGCCAGTTAGTGTTATGTACACATTGGGTGGAATTGATACCGATAAGGCACGAAAATATATTTTACAAAATCAAGACCAGTTTGAATGGTTGTCAATGCCCGTCCTCAATGAACCGGTTTTATCTACCTACGAGTCGAAGCCCATGGCCGGATCGGGATTTTTTAATATTATTGCCGAGGCAAAGAGTAAAGGAGAGCTGGAATTAGGTCGGAATCAAGTGACCTTTTTTACTGATTTAAGAAGAGGGGAATGGACGATAAATGCAACCAGAGTGAATGGAATTAATGGGAATTTAGTTGAAGATTTGACTCAAGCTGAGAAGTCGGCACGAAAGCAGGTGTTTTCTCTCACCGAAACCTTAAGAAAGTATATTCCTGGTTTTGAAAATTGTTTTATTCTTGCTTCATCGAGTGTGATCGGAGTGAGGGAAAGCCGAAAGATAATCGGTGAGTACGTTCTTACCCGTGAAGATATTATTGAAGGAAGAAAATTTACTGATTCGATTTGTAAAGGATCATTTCCTATTGATATTCACGATCCTTTTGGAGATAAGGGAACCTGGGTCGAGCTTGATGATGCCTATACCATTCCCTATCGGTCGCTTATTCCTAAGGGGGCAAATAATTTGTTGGTGGCTGGCCGATGTATTTCGGCAACTCACGATGCCCAGGCATCAACCCGAGTAATGCCAACCAGCATGGCCATTGGGCAAGCAGCAGGAACTGCCGCTGCTCTTTCGTTGAAAGACGGAGTTGAAAAACTTCCCAATGTTGATATCAAGCTGTTACAAAATACTTTAAAACAACAAAACGTCATTTTGTAA
- a CDS encoding YtfJ family protein codes for MRKAFWVFLFIQIAILIFPFTAGSWQVGEEAPPFFIESADGKKLYLEMIHGTLSLIFCEDRSAVEKNNDIKHQLSQFRDNNLSLLQNFQIIQVVNASSANFLTKTIWKRKLLQNSRKNNIVIYADWTGDMLRDYQLKSRESNLIFIDQAGIIRYLFSGKVNDQELKIIEDLLLSVAHESR; via the coding sequence ATGAGAAAGGCTTTTTGGGTTTTCCTATTTATTCAGATTGCTATTCTCATCTTTCCTTTCACTGCTGGCTCTTGGCAAGTTGGAGAGGAGGCTCCTCCTTTTTTTATTGAATCGGCTGATGGGAAAAAATTATATTTAGAAATGATCCACGGTACCCTGAGCTTGATTTTTTGTGAGGATCGATCAGCAGTCGAAAAAAATAACGACATAAAACACCAACTCTCTCAATTTAGGGATAACAATTTGTCTCTCCTTCAAAATTTTCAAATCATCCAAGTCGTTAATGCATCAAGTGCCAATTTCTTGACCAAAACCATATGGAAGAGAAAACTCCTACAAAATTCCCGAAAAAACAATATAGTTATCTATGCCGATTGGACCGGAGATATGCTGCGGGATTACCAATTAAAAAGCAGAGAATCGAATCTCATCTTCATTGATCAGGCTGGGATAATCCGCTATCTCTTTTCAGGGAAAGTCAATGACCAAGAGCTAAAAATCATAGAAGATCTTTTATTGAGCGTTGCACATGAATCACGATAA